One Synechocystis sp. LKSZ1 genomic window, TCAATGGTTTTATCCCTCACGCCCCGGACAATACGGGACAACTCGGATTTTTCGTCTACACTGACACGAGTCGGAGAACCACTAATAATGCGCTCGTAGTTGCGGAAGGAATCCTTAATTTCGGCCCCATCGTGGCTAATACTATACTCCCGAATTCCCTTATCGTGCCAAGAGCCTCGCATCTTGAAGACGTTAAGAGCCCGGGACATTTCCCCCCGAATTTCGACGTATTGCAACATGATAATCGTATCGGTGATGGTGGAAATATGGGACTCGGTAATGGAATGGGCTCCCATAAACTGATCCGTTGTATTGGTGAAAAAGCCGGTAATTTCCTCCTGTTTGGCATAGCCCGTCACACCGATCACAAATTGTCGGAAGGCGTTATTGGTCACGCCCCGTGCTAGGGCCGAGAGGGAATCAATGGCGATGCGGGAGGGTTTAAATTCAGAAATTTCTGACTTGATCATTTGTAGATGATCCTCTAGACCGGCCGACTCGGGATAGGTACAGAGCAGTTTGAGTAGGCCCTTTTGCTCCATTTCTTCAAAGTCAATACCCCAGGAAGACGCATTACGGGAGAGTTGGGCCCGCGATTCTTCGTAGGCAAAGAGAATGGCCCGTTCCCCTTGACGACAGCCTTCCTGTAAAAATTTGCTGACCAGCAGGGTTTTGCCCGTCCCCGTGGCCCCAGTAGCCAAAATAATCGAATCCCGGAAAAAGCCACCACCGCACATTTCATCTAGGGTTTTAACACCGGAGGAAATTCGAGTATTAGAAGAGCGTTGAGTCAAGCGCATGGCCCCCAGCGGAAAGATATTTATCCCATCATGGGTAATTGTGAAGGGATATTCTCCCTTCATGTGGGTTGTTCCTCGCAATTTAAGGATTTCCACTGTCCGGCGTCGTCGTTCGCCTTCGAGGACATTTCTCAGAATGACCACGTTATCCGATACGAATTCCTCTACGCCAAAGCGAGCTATGGGGCCGTACTCCTCAATCCGCTCCGTGGTCATGATCGAAGTGACCTGCAACTGCTTGAGGCGGGCCACCAAACGGAAAATTTCCCGTCGCACCACCGAAGCCGCATCGTATTGCTGAAAAACTGCTGTGACGGAGTCAATGGAAACCAATTTTGCCTTGTATTTACGGACTGCGTACTGAATTCGTTCGATCAGGGCCGAAAGGTCAAAGCTCCCCACGACTTCCTGTCCCTCGGGATCAGGAGAGGCATCGAGAATAAAAAATTTGCCTTCATCAATCAGTTGTTGGAGATCCCAGCCAAAACTATAGGCATTTTGGATAATATCGGTGGGGGATTCCTCAAAGGTGATAAACAGGCCAGGATAGTCAAAATGTAGAATCCCATGGTAAAGAAACTGAACCGCCAGCAGGGTCTTCCCTGTCCCCGATGTCCCACTCACCAGGGTTGTCCGTCCGATGGGCAGGCCCCCATGGGTAATTTCATCAAAACCTTCGATGATCGTCTGCATTTTCTGGACTCCTTTGCGGGGAGTCTGGGGACGATTTTGATCATTAACAATGGGTTGATTCATGTTTAAAATAAAATGGCTTTAAGGATTCACTATGACAGTTGGCTCTAAAAAAAGATTAAAATTGATGCTATCTGGGAAAAATAATCATCCCTCTCCCCTAGAGTTCACTTTCCCGCTCTCGGATTTCATCATAAAGTAAATCTAAACCAATCAAAACTTTTTCTCTATCTGAAAGGTCTCCAATAATTTTCCGCACGGGAGGGGGGAGAATTTTTGCCAGAGTTGGCGTCGCCAAAATTTTATCTTCCTCAGCCAATTGAGGGTTCTTGAGGACATCAATTACCTTGAGGGCATAGACTCCCTTGAATTCTTGCTCGAGGATATTTTTGAGCATTTTTAGGGCCCGGACAGAGTTGGGCGTATTGCCGGCCACGTAGAGTTTAAGGACGTAGGTTTTTTTAAAATTACTCATAGTCATGATCCGAAGCAAGGGGTAAAGGAAAAATGGCAGCAATATTAAAGCTTGGTGAGGGCCAGACCCAAGCTGACTTAGTCCGTCTGATAATATACATCAAAAGGTATATCTTCTCTCGGAATAGAGCGACGGTACATTTCGCCCAAGTGAGCCAGAATATCAATCAAGGCTAGGCGATAGTCCAGTAGAATTTCTTCACTCCGGCCCTCTAGTTTCAGGTGTTGAGAAAATTCATCCATTAACTCCATGTGAATTTCTAAGATTTGGGAAACAGAAATGTCAGCGAAAAAAGCCTTGTTAACAAACTGATCGATCAATTGATTAATATCAAAATCTTTGGCAAAATAGTTAAGAATAATTTCTCGATATTCGACCCCCATTTGTTGCAAGAACTCTTTTCTATCGGAGGTCGATAGATTACGATAAAAATAGTTGGGGTTTCGTTTGTAATACACACCGAGGTATCCCAATCTTTCTTTGAGCTTGTCGGCTAGGCGGCGTTGTTGCAGGAGCAAAAAGCTCTGTTCCGAGTCTAACGCCTGGCTACCCTGGGGAGGGGGATGGTTGCGAGGAAGAGCACAACTCGGCCCGAGGTGGAGATAGTGGGTAATCGCCTGGTCAATCACTGCCGGTAGATGGGCCCACTGGGATTCCGGCAAATGAATTTCTGCATAGTGGTAAAGAATGGTTGTCGATTCTGTCGCATCGGGGGGGAAAGGGGAAGTATTTTGGGATTCTAGGATAATAATTGGAAGCAGACGGCCTTGTTCGTAGAGTTGATTAAAGAAGGGTCGAGCAGGACTATCATTGACCACAATTAAGCAATCAACATGTTCCGTGTAGTTACTTAGAAAGGTCATAAATTCCTTCAAATCACTGAACCGCGTTAGACGATAGCGGTTGCCCTGGAGATGCACCAATACTTGCTGGGCGATGGCATCAGGAATGAAAAGACATAGATAGAGGGGGGACTGCATGGGCATCTACAACGAA contains:
- a CDS encoding circadian clock protein KaiA, which translates into the protein MQSPLYLCLFIPDAIAQQVLVHLQGNRYRLTRFSDLKEFMTFLSNYTEHVDCLIVVNDSPARPFFNQLYEQGRLLPIIILESQNTSPFPPDATESTTILYHYAEIHLPESQWAHLPAVIDQAITHYLHLGPSCALPRNHPPPQGSQALDSEQSFLLLQQRRLADKLKERLGYLGVYYKRNPNYFYRNLSTSDRKEFLQQMGVEYREIILNYFAKDFDINQLIDQFVNKAFFADISVSQILEIHMELMDEFSQHLKLEGRSEEILLDYRLALIDILAHLGEMYRRSIPREDIPFDVYYQTD
- the kaiC gene encoding circadian clock protein KaiC, producing MNQPIVNDQNRPQTPRKGVQKMQTIIEGFDEITHGGLPIGRTTLVSGTSGTGKTLLAVQFLYHGILHFDYPGLFITFEESPTDIIQNAYSFGWDLQQLIDEGKFFILDASPDPEGQEVVGSFDLSALIERIQYAVRKYKAKLVSIDSVTAVFQQYDAASVVRREIFRLVARLKQLQVTSIMTTERIEEYGPIARFGVEEFVSDNVVILRNVLEGERRRRTVEILKLRGTTHMKGEYPFTITHDGINIFPLGAMRLTQRSSNTRISSGVKTLDEMCGGGFFRDSIILATGATGTGKTLLVSKFLQEGCRQGERAILFAYEESRAQLSRNASSWGIDFEEMEQKGLLKLLCTYPESAGLEDHLQMIKSEISEFKPSRIAIDSLSALARGVTNNAFRQFVIGVTGYAKQEEITGFFTNTTDQFMGAHSITESHISTITDTIIMLQYVEIRGEMSRALNVFKMRGSWHDKGIREYSISHDGAEIKDSFRNYERIISGSPTRVSVDEKSELSRIVRGVRDKTIEE
- the kaiB gene encoding circadian clock protein KaiB — protein: MSNFKKTYVLKLYVAGNTPNSVRALKMLKNILEQEFKGVYALKVIDVLKNPQLAEEDKILATPTLAKILPPPVRKIIGDLSDREKVLIGLDLLYDEIRERESEL